Proteins encoded within one genomic window of Variovorax sp. OAS795:
- a CDS encoding 5'-methylthioadenosine/S-adenosylhomocysteine nucleosidase, with protein MRWRSLVAAGVLAFGLSGCAGVHQAGSDGARLDATPRIAVISAFQPELTLLLNRLQEPVKHHVNGVEFTTGTLEGKPVVLFLSGISMTNATMNTQRVLDRFRVTGIVFSGIAGGVNPSLHVGDVTVPAQWGQYLEVLMARETAPGQFTAPPFIKDATLPSFGMMHPRPVEVRSAAKPGIERKFWFEADPKMLEVARSIRNVDLANCSGGKCLPRKPQLVVGGNGVSGQAFMDNKAYREYTFKTFQANVLDMETAAVGMVAYSNGVPYIAFRSLSDLAGGGDGENEMGTFMGIAADNSAKVMLAFLAAWK; from the coding sequence ATGCGCTGGCGCTCCCTGGTCGCCGCAGGCGTGCTGGCTTTCGGCCTTTCGGGGTGTGCCGGCGTCCACCAGGCCGGAAGTGATGGCGCCCGCCTGGACGCCACGCCGCGCATCGCGGTGATCTCGGCGTTCCAGCCCGAACTCACGCTGCTGCTGAACCGCCTCCAGGAACCGGTGAAGCACCATGTGAACGGCGTCGAGTTCACCACCGGCACGCTCGAAGGCAAGCCGGTGGTGCTGTTCCTCTCGGGCATCAGCATGACCAACGCGACCATGAACACGCAGCGGGTGCTCGACCGCTTTCGCGTCACCGGCATCGTGTTCAGCGGCATCGCGGGCGGCGTGAACCCGTCGCTGCATGTCGGCGACGTCACGGTGCCGGCGCAATGGGGCCAGTACCTCGAAGTGCTGATGGCGCGCGAAACGGCACCGGGCCAGTTCACCGCGCCGCCGTTCATCAAGGACGCCACGCTGCCCAGCTTCGGCATGATGCATCCGCGGCCCGTCGAGGTCCGTTCGGCTGCGAAACCGGGCATCGAGCGCAAGTTCTGGTTCGAGGCCGACCCGAAGATGCTGGAGGTGGCGCGCAGCATCCGCAACGTCGACCTCGCGAACTGCAGCGGGGGCAAGTGCCTCCCGCGCAAGCCCCAGCTGGTGGTCGGCGGCAACGGCGTCTCGGGCCAGGCCTTCATGGACAACAAGGCGTACCGCGAGTACACCTTCAAGACCTTCCAGGCCAATGTGCTCGACATGGAAACCGCGGCCGTGGGCATGGTGGCCTACAGCAACGGCGTGCCCTACATCGCCTTCAGGTCGCTCAGCGACCTGGCGGGCGGCGGCGACGGCGAGAACGAGATGGGCACCTTCATGGGCATCGCGGCCGACAACTCGGCCAAGGTCATGCTGGCGTTCCTGGCTGCATGGAAGTGA